One Trichosurus vulpecula isolate mTriVul1 chromosome 7, mTriVul1.pri, whole genome shotgun sequence genomic region harbors:
- the FOXN1 gene encoding forkhead box protein N1, with product MVSLLQQPSEIPLTPPESLEGEHREDLMQTRRATGSPPPQSENPGFSCPPYPGDVQPEPEPSISSHSPSPSSPCPEQLQTHFPTGPGQTAFRLSQSEKYQGFGYEDGPVAGSPGRFLKGSRVPFHPYKRQFNEDVFLEAHPALGLDGHSFKSPGCMETFEDVASAGDTEPFAPSFSAEAAAWCNGPHYPSQEHSPQMMHGSEVKLKPPPMEGPPGLYCYQPQHMYCPSQPFHQYSPGNGNYPMTYLPSPHYAYQRIAPQASVESQQPLFPKPIYSYSILIFMALKNSKTGSLPVSEIYNFMTEHFPYFKTAPDGWKNSVRHNLSLNKCFEKVENKSGSSSRKGCLWALNPAKIDKMQEELQKWKRKDPIAVRKSMAKPEELDTLIGDKSEKLRSPLMPCPPQGLTSSGPARPMALCDPANPTAVPQPLHSLHPAPGPIHAKNPMTGLLGGHPPSCYPQSYPHLSPALAQPGVPQTLFPPSDGHGELRAQSGTPQDSPLPAHTPPSHGIKILSEPSPARTMQDNLMPEGDLSTDIDTINPSFTDFDFQGSLWEELKDDGLALDPLVLVTSSPVPSHCLPSHCLSGSAGSTSELGLQGNGAPSGLNDLHLTTFYSALMDLDPVAPAYLNSTSKPMGLV from the exons ATGGTCTCTCTGCTCCAACAACCATCTGAGATCCCACTGACCCCCCCGGAGAGCCTCGAGGGAGAGCATCGAGAAGACCTCATGCAGACCCGAAGGgccacgggttccccacccccacaaagt gAGAACCCTGGCTTCAGCTGCCCACCCTACCCAGGCGATGTCCAGCCAGAGCCAGAGCCCTCGATCTCCTCCCACAGCCCCAGCCCTTCCTCCCCGTGCCCAGAGCAGCTCCAGACTCACTTCCCCACTGGACCGGGCCAGACAGCATTCCGGCTCTCCCAGTCGGAGAAATACCAGGGCTTCGGTTATGAGGACGGGCCAGTGGCAGGGAGCCCCGGACGCTTCCTCAAAGGCAGCCGTGTCCCCTTCCATCCTTACAAGCGGCAATTCAATGAGGACGTTTTTCTTGAGGCCCATCCGGCCCTTGGCCTGGACGGCCACTCCTTCAAGAGCCCGGGGTGCATGGAGACTTTTGAGGATGTGGCCAGCGCTGGGGACACGGAACCATTTGCCCCCAGTTTCTCGGCAGAGGCTGCTGCCTGGTGCAATGGCCCCCACTACCCAAGCCAGGAGCACAGCCCACAAATGATG cACGGGTCAGAGGTCAAACTCAAGCCACCCCCTATGGAGGGCCCACCTGGACTGTATTGTTACCAGCCCCAGCACATGTACTGCCCCTCACAGCCCTTCCACCAG TACTCCCCTGGCAATGGCAATTACCCTATGACCTACCTCCCATCCCCACATTATGCGTACCAGAGGATCGCCCCTCAAGCCAGCGTGGAGTCTCAGCAGCCACTGTTCCCCAAGCCCATCTATTCATACAG CATCCTCATCTTCATGGCCCTCAAGAACAGCAAAACTGGCAGCCTTCCAGTCAGTGAGATCTACAATTTTATGACTGAACACTTCCCTTATTTCAAG ACGGCCCCGGATGGCTGGAAGAATTCTGTCCGCCACAATCTGTCCCTCAACAAGTGCTTTGAGAAGGTGGAGAACAAATCAGGCAGCTCATCCCGAAAGGGCTGCCTGTGGGCCCTCAATCCAGCCAAGATCGACAAGATGCAGGAAGAGCTGCagaagtggaaaaggaaagacCCCATCGCTGTTCGAAAGAGCATGGCCAAGCCAG AAGAACTGGACACACTCATCGGTGACAAGAGTGAGAAACTTCGGTCTCCTCTAATGCCCTGCCCACCCCAAGGGCTGACCAGCTCAGGTCCTGCCAGACCAATGGCATTGTGTGACCCAGCCAACCCCACTGCTGTTCCCCAGCCCCTCCACTCACTGCACCCAGCACCAGGCCCCATCCATGCCAAGAACCCCATGACAGGCCTACTTGGAGGACACCCACCCTCCTGCTACCCGCAGAGCTACCCACACCTCTCACCAGCCTTGGCCCAGCCGGGGGTCCCACAAACCCTATTCCCACCTTCAGATGGGCATGGTGAGCTCCGGGCTCAGTCAGGCACCCCTCAGGACTCTCCCTTACCGGCCCACACTCCACCCAGCCATGGCATAAAGATATTATCAGAACCCTCCCCAGCCAGAACAATGCAGGACAACCTCATGCCAGAGGGAGACCTCAGCACTGATATCGACACCATCAATCCCTCCTTCACTGACTTTGACTTCCAGG GAAGTCTCTGGGAGGAATTGAAAGATGACGGCCTGGCCCTAGACCCCCTGGTGCTGGTCACATCCTCCCCAGTGCCATCTCACTGCTTGCCATCCCACTGCCTGTCAGGGTCAGCAGGCAGTACCAGTGAGCTAGGCCTGCAGGGCAATGGCGCTCCTAGTGGACTGAATGACCTGCACCTCACTACCTTCTACTCAGCTTTAATGGACCTGGACCCGGTGGCCCCAGCCTACCTGAACTCCACCTCCAAGCCCATGGGACTCGTGTGA